The following nucleotide sequence is from Cercospora beticola chromosome 2, complete sequence.
CCCATCATACAAGTCTCCCGAAAGcacttcatcgacatcgtccaTTTCATCCAAGATTTCCTGTGGTGGGTCTGCGTCGAATACGGCTTGCAAGTCTCCGTGTGCACCGAAACGCTCCCACATGCTGAGCCAGGTGTGCTTGCGAGGAGGTGAGAGGAAGCGAGCACGTTTCCAGAGGTAGCGGCGCTCGTACCAGGAAATGAGTAGTAAGATCGGCGCATTGAGGACACGCACTGCTGTGATGTTGACCTTGTGGAACCAACGCGGTGTGAGCACGAACTTGAGCGGGAGTAAAGTCATGAACGCGAGGACGTTCGTCGGTGGACGATATGCGAATAACGAATCTGACTTGACGCCTTCAAATGTGAGAACCGCGCGTCGGAATTGGATCTCGGCTGTGGCATTCCTGGACAAGCTGTTGTAAGTATTTGAAAGCATGGCCACGAGGATCGTCAAGAAGAGCGTGTTCCCCAGAAAAGCGAATGTGATCATCAGCAGAGGTCCAAGGAACCAGTGCATCTCGACGCTACGTTGAATGCCAGTCCCATCCAGGCCAAACCAGATCCAGAGCATCCATTTTGAGATAGTGAGGACAGTGTGAGTGAGGAAACCCTCTTGCGTCTCGGATAACCACCACATTGCGAGGATGAAGCCGCCGAAGCACCAACAGGCAATAACTGTTAAGAAGGTGAAGTCTGACATCATGGCTCGcaaggagatgaagagcatATTCTCTGGCATCAAGCAGAACGCCAGTCGTGGTAAGAGGACAGGTGCTGCCATGGCGAGAATATCTTCTGCCAGCCAACCGATCGTGGGATCGTTCTGCACTAGTCCGTGCATGCGAGTGCAGAAATAGACGCTGAATATGAGAACGAATGTGATGTCGAGGAAAGACCAAAGGTTTTCGGTGTGTACAGTCCAGCCGTGCTCGCATATTGAAGCCAGTTCGTCCAAGTTCCAGCCAATGGCatagatgatgaagacgagttcCATTTTGGTGAATTGAGTATGTTGTCGTCCGAATGTCCGGGACTTGCTGAGCATTGTCGCGACATAGAGAACAAGTAGTATGACGAACTGGCACCCTTCGATGATGTTTCTCGTGCGAGGGACTATCAGCCGGTACTGATTCAGAATTGGCGCTCTTCGCGGGTCGTACAGGGTGATTCCGCGGTTCTTGTAGTGGTCTgggatgatgtcgatgaacGACGTAGGCGTGTAGATGATCCGCCCTCGGTATACATTCTCTACGATCTTCTGGCATGCCGAAGCGCTCAGAAAGCTCTTGGCTTCCGAGACAATAGCAACTTCCAACGCAGTCAGCATTCGCTGATATTCGGGCCTCGCCAAATGCCATCTTATTGACCAGTGCAGTTCTGTGCGATGCTCACGAGCCACTTCCCGAGGTGCGTTCTGGAATGGCTCGAAGCCTGCAACCAAGACGTTGGCCAATGTCAAAAGGCCCATTCTGCCTTCATGATCTTCGTCGAAGCGTCGTAATATTCGAGCTGCTACGAGCTCGCATAGATGCGCTCTTGTGACGTTGACTGTGTTGTGATGTGCCTGATACGACTGTTCGCGTAAGAATTGAACTCGATTCACCAATAAGCAGAACACCACCGAGACATCGTCCGGATCGTAAAGATGGTCTACTAGTGGCCGGACCACGGCAACGTTCATTCTGGGACTCTTCAGCTGCTCGCTGCTATATGGATCGTCTACATACATCTACGTCAGCTACATGCAGTAGTGATGAGAGGACCGCGAAAGCCTACCTATGCTGGCGATGACGAGCCGTCTGATCTTATGTATCGTTGTATAAACAGGCAGTGAACTGTGTGGGTTCGGCGCTCTGGGATCATCGTTCTTTCGCGGAGGATAACACCCATCATCATCTGCCTCTTCGTGATCGCCCAGCAGTGTCTCTTgctcctctcttcttctcgctaTCCGCAATGCCTCTTGCATGTTCTTGGCGCTTCCACCTTTGAATGTGTTTCGCTTGGGCATTCCAGGTCGCGGTCGCGGCTGCGGGCTCTCCATCCGGATGTGAGCGGAGCTCGCGCGAtctccatcgtcgtcgccatcgtggTCGGAGTGGTGGGTGCCCGCGTCTGAAGGTTCAGGTTCTGTGGTTTGATATTCGGGTTCGAGGAAGGTTGTCCTCGCTGGTGACGCGCTTGGCTGCTCCGCCGTCTGCGGCGACGGGAGCGCATCGCGGTCCATTTTGACCGAAGGACTGCAGTTTAGTGACCTAGATGAGGCGGTGCCAACAATGAGGGACGAGGGAGACGATCAATGGGCCGTGAAGGACATTTTCGGCGATGAGACAGAAGGCGGGGTGGAGGGCGGCAGCTTGCTTGGATGAGGTTTGCATGATGATGCGAGGCAGCATCTCGGCGACGAAGCCTGCTGCCGTCCCATTGTGGCGCTTGCTTCTTCACACACCTCGCCGCCCGAACTTCTTGCCCATGTCGGCAGATCTGATCCTCTTATCTCTCCCGTGCATCCGATGCATGATATCAGCCGACCAGACCGGGGAGCTGGGAGAGCTTCGGAGGGAGGAAGTGCTAACTACTGCGGACCTGGCCCCGCCAAGTCCTCTTCCGCCCACCACTCATTATCATGTTCGAGATGCGTTGTCTTATTCGCAGTAGCTGACTTCAATGGTCTTCCTGCATGAGTACATTGACGAGCATGGAGCTTGAAGGATGGAGTGTCGCTCATACTCGAGATCCCCACCACGACTTCATGTTACGAATGGAAGGTCAGTCCGCGTAGGATGAGGCATCCTTCTCGCACACACGGGACTCCAGGCTGTGACTGCCTGTCAGTAGTAAATACAGGTCACTGCTCCTGCATCATCGATCAGAGATTGTTGTTTCCATGTCATTTCCATGTCGTTTCCTTGATCATAACACTTGATCATAACACTTGATCATAACACACACAACGTTGAATACACGAGCCACCATGGCACACTTGGATTCAAGCTCGTGGCCCAGCTACGCTGAGATCGATCCCGAGTACAAGAAGGTCAGTCAGGTCCGTGCACTGGACTGAGCTACTGTCTGTAACACTGAGACCGTCAATAGTTCCTCGAGACGGCTCCCCGCAGCTATCCACTTCCATCAGACCCTTCCCGGCTCCCAGCAATGCGAGTGaacatgatgatgatgcagcgCAAAGCCCCGCTTCAGCAGATCGACAGAACTGGCGTGGCGCAAACCAGGGTTTGGATAATATGTCGTGATGGCCATTCTATCCCAGCCGCGGTATACAAGCCGAGAACGCCAACTTCCGGACTTATGGCTGTCCTTTTTCATGGAGGAGGGTTCATGTGGGCGAGCTATTTGTTCTTTCTTCGAAAAGGTTGCTGATGTATAGCAGAGTGGGCGATCCAGAGATGgaagctccagcagcagtggaACTCGTGCAGAATCATAGCGCGACTGTCATCAGCGTCGACTATCGCGTGGCGCCAGAGAATCCATACCCTCAGGCAGTCAACGATGGCTTGGACGCGTTGATATGGGTATCAAATTCCGAATATGTCCATGTTTAATGCCGCTCGTTAATCCGTGCGCTCTCCGCAGGCCGCGCGTAATGCGTCCTCCCTGGGAGCTGATCTCAAGAAAGGCTTCCTCCTTGGTGGATCCTCAGCAGGAGGCAACATCGCTGCGGTTCTTTCCCACATGGCCCGCGACACGAAGGCCTCGCCGCCTTTGACAGCCATCTGGCTCAATTGCCCCCTTACCATCGGTTTCGAAGCCGTGCCAGAAGCGCTCAAGAAAGACTATAATTCCCTGGAACAGAACGCAGATGCTCCAGTATTGCTCAACAAGGAAGGCCTGATGACAGCGTATTGTAAGTCCAAAAATGAAGTTTTCCCTTTGTCAACCTGCGGGTGTGAACGAGCCGTTTCTGACGTTCTTCAACAGCCTTCTACAAACCGAATCAGTCATCCCAAGTATTCAGTCCGCTACTCTGGGAGTCGGGTCATCAGGGTCTGCCGAAGACGCAATTGCATGTGTACGGGCTCGACCCGCTGCGCGACGATTCATTGCTCTATGCTCGGGAGTTGGCTAAAGCGGGTGTCGACACGCGTGTGGATGTCTATCCAGGTGTGCCACATGGGTTCGACTTCGATGCACCGCAATTGCAGCAAGCGGCAAAGTTCAGAGAGGATCGGCAGAAGGCATTTCAGTGGCTTCTGGGATGAGCGCCTGGAAAGTCGGAAGATTGGCATGGTGTAGTCCAGAGCGAACCAACAAACGACAGTAATAGCCAGGCTTACAGGACACAACGGCGACAGGTATTCGGGTGTTCATAACATTTGTCTTTTGCGCTCTCCCACTGTCCAGGAGACGAAGCTGAGTTGCCGCAGAACGTGAGCTCCACGCTTGCCTTGTGAGCGCCCAAGTCCAGAGTCGCCTGCTGTGCATGGCGACTTTGAGTGATGTGCGAGACCTGTTCGACGATATTCCTCAATCTTCATAAGACTGTCATCACTTGGCACCCCTGCCTCTGCCCACGCCTCTCGCGATGCCGCTGCCCCTCGTTCCGCCAACACC
It contains:
- a CDS encoding uncharacterized protein (MEROPS:MER0034665), producing MAHLDSSSWPSYAEIDPEYKKVSQFLETAPRSYPLPSDPSRLPAMRVNMMMMQRKAPLQQIDRTGVAQTRVWIICRDGHSIPAAVYKPRTPTSGLMAVLFHGGGFIVGDPEMEAPAAVELVQNHSATVISVDYRVAPENPYPQAVNDGLDALIWAARNASSLGADLKKGFLLGGSSAGGNIAAVLSHMARDTKASPPLTAIWLNCPLTIGFEAVPEALKKDYNSLEQNADAPVLLNKEGLMTAYSFYKPNQSSQVFSPLLWESGHQGLPKTQLHVYGLDPLRDDSLLYARELAKAGVDTRVDVYPGVPHGFDFDAPQLQQAAKFREDRQKAFQWLLG